One Nicotiana tomentosiformis chromosome 4, ASM39032v3, whole genome shotgun sequence genomic window carries:
- the LOC138909602 gene encoding uncharacterized protein produces the protein MASRQAESTNKVIINNLNKRLEESKGKWPEVLPGILWAYRTMAKTSMGRTPFSLVYGTEALIPVEIGEPSMKHTHTSEATNEEELRINLDLTEERREATLIRMAAQKQMIERYYNRKANLRYLKIWDFVLKKVFSSTQE, from the coding sequence ATGGCTAGCAGACAAGCTGAGTCAACAAATAAGGTTATTATCAACAACCTAAATAAGCGATTGGAAGAATCAAAAGGCAAGTGGCCAGAAGTACTACCAGGTATATTATGGGCTTACCGAACAATGGCAAAAACTAGCATGGGAAGAACTCCATTTTCACTTGTATATGGAACAGAAGCTTTAATCCCAGTAGAGATAGGGGAACCAAGCATGAAGCATACACATACAAGTGAGGCAACAAATGAAGAAGAACTACGAATAAATTTGGATTTGACAGAAGAGAGAAGAGAAGCAACATTAATTCGGATGGCGGCTCAAAAGCAGATGATTGAACGATACTATAATAGGAAGGCAAACCTTAGGTATTTAAAAATTTGGGACTTCGTCCTCAAAAAGGTGTTCTCGTCAACGCAAGAGTAA